GATCTTCCGGCATGCCGCCATGGACCCGGGCAGCGCACACGTACTTGGTGCCTTCGCCCTGGGCTGCCGGTTTGACCGTCATGGTGACGCCTGCGAAGTTTTCCTTGTTGGCGATCACCTTTTGGAACGTTTCCGTACCGGAAGCTTCCTGGGAGACCGACTCACGATAGGAAACCTGGGGCTTGCCGACCCGCGCGTTGATCTTCATTTCTTTGGTCAGCCGGGTGACGATGACATCCAGATGGAGCTCTCCCATGCCGCTGATCAACAGCTGCCCGGTCTGTTCGTCCTCCTTGTAGGAGAACGTCGGATCCTCCTGGGCAAGCATGGCAAGCGCGTTCTTCAGTTTTGTCTGGTCGTCCGCCGTCGCCGCCTCGATGGCCACGCTGATCACCGGGTTGGGGAAGTGCATCTTCTCCAGCAGAATCTGCTGGCCTTCGCTTCCCAGCGTATCCCCCGTCTGGGCTTCCTTGAAGCCGATGATCACGCCGATGTCCCCGGCTTCCAGCTCCGTCATGTCCTCGCTGCGGTCGGCGTGCATTCGGAGAATTCTGCCGATCCGTTCGCGTTTCTTCTTGGAGATGTTCATGATCATCTGGCCTTTCTTCAGCGTTCCGGTGTACACACGGACGAAATCCATCGGACCGGCCTGCGGGTCGACCTGGATCTTGAAGACCAGGGCGAGGGGCGGTTTGTTGGTGTCATGGGATACCTGCACTTCCTTGCCCGTCTTCAGGTTGACGCCGGTGATGGCCGGAACCTCGCTGGGAGAGGGAAGATAGTCGACGATGCCGTCGATCAACGGCTGGACGCCCATGTCCCTGAGGGACGAGCCGGCGAACATGGGAAGCGCCTTACGCTGGATGGTCGCTTCCTTCAACGTCCGCTTGATCAGATCCACAGGAATCTCCTTGCCGTCGAAGTAGAGCTGCATGATCTCATCGCTGAACGAGGAGACGGCGTCGATCAACTTCTCCCGCCAAGTGTCTGCCATCTCCTGCAACGCTTCGGGGATGGGGTTTTCCGTCACCGTTTTGCCGAAGTCGGAATCATCGAAGGTGAGGTACTTCATGGAGAGCAGGTCGATGACCCCGTTGAACCCGCTTTCCGCGCCGACAGGGATGTTCACCGGCACCGGGTTGGCGCCGAACTTTGCCTTGACCTGTTCCAGGACATCGAAGAAATCAGCGCCCATCCGGTCCATCTTGTTGACGAAGCCGATCCGGGGTACGTGGTAGGTGTCCGCCTGGCGCCAGACGGTTTCCGTCTGGGGCTCCACGCCACCGACGGCGGAGAAGACGACGATGCCGCCATCCAGGACGCGGAGGGAACGTTCCACCTCCGCGGTGAAATCGACATGTCCCGGGGTGTCGATGATGTTGATCTGGTACCCTTTCCAGAAACAGGTCGTCGCCGCGCTGGCGATGGTGATGCCGCGATCCTGCTCCTGGGGCAGGAAATCCATCGTCGCTTCCCCGTTGTCCACTTCCCCGATCTTATGGTTTTCCCCTGTGTAGAACAGGATCCGTTCCGTCGTTGTGGTCTTTCCGGCGTCGATGTGCGCCATGATGCCGATGTTTCGTGTCGTTTTTTCGTCCATACTCACCCTCGTCCTCAAGCAAGAAACCTTACCATAGAACGGTCCTTTGTGCTAGGGTGGAAAAGAAATCATCGAAAGGAGAGGACGTATGGTTTGGTGGATCCTGTTTGTCGTGCTCTGGCTCATCTATGTGGTGGCTGTCCGGTCGAAACTGTCCGGTCTGAGTCACCGGCTGAACGACGTGACGACGGAGATCAACGCCGCTTTGAACGACCGGCGTTCCCTGGTTTCCGATCTTCCCGGAATCGTCAGAGCTCCGACGGACGCGCTGAAGGATATCTTCCGTCAGCGGGATGTCCTCTCCTCTGACGCGCCGACGGAACAGAAGGTCGCCTCGTGCCTGGTGATGGACCAGGCGCTCGGCAAACTGAAGGAAGAGGGGACGATCATCGCGACAAATCCCGCCGCCCCAACGTTGCTGGACACGCTCGCGTTGAACAGAGAGCGGCTCTCCCGCGCGGCGGACCGCTACAACGATCTGGCAAACGATCTGAACGAGACGATCCACTCGTTCCCCTCCCGCTGGGCTTCCCGCGGCTATCGCCGTGTGGAACTTATTTCTTCAGCAAAATCCGCAGCGAATTGAGGATCGCCAGGATCGCCACGCCGACATCGGCGAAAATGGCCATCCACATGTTGGCGATGCCAAGGGCTCCGAGAATCAACGTCAGCACCTTGATGGAAATGGCGAACGTGATGTTCTGCTTCACCGTCCGGTTGGTCCGTTTGGCGATGGCCACGGCGTCGCCGACCCGGGTGATGTCGTCCGTCATGACGACGATGTCGCTCGCCTCGATGGCGGCGTCGCTTCCCATGCCGCCCATGGCGATGCCCACATCAGACAGACCCAGCACCGGGGCGTCATTGATGCCGTCTCCCACATAGGCCACTTTGTGGCCGTTCTTCAGGCTTTCAAACGCCGCCACCTTGTCCTGGGGAAGCAGTTCCGCCTTGACGCTGGTGATGCCGATCTCCCCGGCGACTTCCTGGGCCACCGCCTTGTTGTCCCCGGTGAGCATCACCAGGTTGCGGAGCCCAAGCTGTTTCAGTTTCTGCAGTGTCGGTTTGACGCCATCCTTCAGCGTGTCGCTGACCCATATCGTGCCGGCATGGACGCCGTCCACCACCACTTCCACCACGGAAGCGGCGCTCGTCTCATGGCTCTGGATCGCCACGCCTTGGTCGGCGAGCAATTTCGCGTTGCCGCAGGCCACCTTGTGTCCGTCCACCATCCCGATGATTCCTTTGCCGGAGAGCTCATGGGCGCCTTCGGCGGGTTTTTGGTCAGGCAGCACGGCGTGGATGGCACGGGCGATGGGGTGGTTGCTTTCCGATTCCACCGATGAAGCGTAGGAAAGGACCTGTTCCATGGTGAACCCTTGGTAGGGGATCGTCCTGGTGACGGTGAACGTTCCTTTGGTCAGCGTGCCCGTCTTGTCGAACGCCATGGAGTCAGCCTCGGAAAGGGCCTGCAGGTAGTTGCCGCCTTTGACCATCACGCCCCGCTTGGCAAGAGCCCCGATGCCGGAGAAGAAAGAAAGCGGGACGGAAATGACCAGGGCGCAGGGGCAGCTGATGACCAGGAACACCAGCGCGCGGTACAGCCATTTCTGGAAATCACCGACGAACAGGGTGGGGATGACGGCCAGCGCGATGGCGGAGAAGACCACCACCGGGGTGTAGTACCGTGAGAACTTGGTGATGAACTGTTCGCTGGGGGCTTTGCGGTTGGAGGAATCCTCCACCAGATCCATGATCCGCTTGACGGTGGAATCCTGGTAAGCTTTGGTGACGGTGACCAGCAGGGTCCCATCCGTATTGACGCAACCGGAGACCACCTCGTCCCCGACGGTCACCTTGCGGGGGACCGGTTCTCCCGTGATGGACTTGGTGTCCAGGAACGACGTACCGCTCTTCACGATGCCATCAAGAGGGATCTTCTCCCCGTTCTTTACCTTGACGATGGATCCGACGGCGACGTTTTCGCTGGGAGTCACCGTTTCCTTGCCATCGGCAACCACCAGGGCGGTGTCGCTCTTCAGATCCATCATGTCGGCGATGTTCTTGCGTGAGGACTCCACCGCCTTGTCCTGGAAGTATTCGCCCACTTCGTAAAACAGCATGACGGCGGCCGCCTCACGGTAGTCACCCAGCGCGATGGCGCCGATGGACGCAACGGCCATCAGGAAATTCTCATCGAACAGCTTTCCTTTGAACAGGTTCTTCAGCGCGTTGAACACCACTTCGTAGCCGCAGATGGCGTAGCTTGCCAACGCGATGTACGGGATGCCGGAAACGAAGGAAGCGATGAACACCACCAAGGCGACCAGCATCCGCACCAGCTCCCAGTCGATGGATTTCTTCTCATTGATGACGCCGCAGACGCAGTGTTCATGGTTGCAGTACGGGCAGATGCCGTCATGCATCACCCGCAGTTCCATTTCGTCTTCCGTCTCGTTGGCGGTGCGTTCCACGTTCTTCCAGAAAGATTCAGTGGGGTCCGTCTTCGCCGTAACGGTCATCTTCATCTGCAGGAAATTGACGTTCGCCTTTTCCACACCGGGGAGGGCGGCGACAGCCTGTTCCACTTTTGCGCCACACTCCGCGCAATCGAGATTCCTCAGCTTCCATACCCGAGTCCTGTCCATTTCCAAGCTCCTTCTTAATCAATCATCATATGATGATTTAATGATATATTGAGGAGTTTGTCAAGGTTTTCCGGAAAAACCTTACGCTACGCCATGGGCGGTGAAGTGGAACAACGTACCCTGTTTTTCGTAGATGCCTTTCATGCCGCTGACGCTGTAGCTGACCATGCAGACGAAGAACAGCGCCTCAGGGTTGGCGAAGCCAAAGATTTCCAGTCCCAGCATGAAACAGGCAAGGGGAAGTTTCGTCGCTGCGGAGAGCATGCCAAGCGCACCGAAACAGGTGATGGCGCTCAGGGGAAGCTCGGCAAGGCCGGAGAACAGGGAGGATGCGGTGGAACCGAGGACCATGATGGGGATCACCTCGCCTCCGACAAATCCGCTTCCGATGGACAGCACGGTCAGCAGCATCTTGCCCAGCGGAATGTACCATGCCACCTGGGTGCCGATCAAAGCGGAGGAAAGGCCGTTCAGGCGCCAATCCCCGATGATCTCGGCAAACAGGAACGAGAATGCGAGCAGCAACACCGAGCTGAACAGGGTTCTCGTCCAAACGGACGTGAATCGTTTGGATAGCCAGGCGCGGTATCCTCCGGCCAGAAAGATGAACAGCATGCTGAACAGTCCCATGGCGACGGCAAGGAGAAAGAGTGTCACAAACACCATGGGAGTCAGGGTGACCTCCTGGGACGGGGTGGGGCTCAACGTGGCGATCCCCAGCAGGTTCTTGCTGATGAAACAGGCGGTGAAGCTGGCCATCAGGGAGGGGATGAACGCCTCGCTTCGGTTCACCTGGGGGGAGGAGAACTGCAGGCCAAACAGCGTGCCAGCCACCGGCGCGTTGAACAAGGCGCCGAAGGCTGCCCCGGCGCCGCAGATCATCCAGATGCCGGTATCCGTCGGGTCATGGTGTTCCAGGTGTTTGGGAAGCAGGACGTCCTCCAGACGGGCCACATAATTGCCCACCGAGGCTCCAATCTGCACGCCCGCGCCTTCCTTGCCGGTGGAAGCCCCCACCAAGTGTGAGATCATGGTTGAGAGATACAGCAGCGGAACCATCTTCGCCGAGATGTTTTCCGCTGTCTTTTCGTCGTCATGGGCGCTGGTCGGGCTGACCAGGGCGATCAACCCATGGTTGATGATCTCGATCACCTGTGCGGTGCCGCTTCTCAGGTACGGCCCCAGCGTCTGGTACAGCCACGCGGTGATGATCGCACCCAGCGGGAGGGCCATCTGCAGCGATACGTGCGCGCTCCGGAGTCCGGAAATCTTGACGATGGCGGTGGTGAGCAACCACATGGCCGCCCCCACCACGACTCCCAACGCGATGCC
This DNA window, taken from Sphaerochaeta sp., encodes the following:
- the fusA gene encoding elongation factor G; amino-acid sequence: MDEKTTRNIGIMAHIDAGKTTTTERILFYTGENHKIGEVDNGEATMDFLPQEQDRGITIASAATTCFWKGYQINIIDTPGHVDFTAEVERSLRVLDGGIVVFSAVGGVEPQTETVWRQADTYHVPRIGFVNKMDRMGADFFDVLEQVKAKFGANPVPVNIPVGAESGFNGVIDLLSMKYLTFDDSDFGKTVTENPIPEALQEMADTWREKLIDAVSSFSDEIMQLYFDGKEIPVDLIKRTLKEATIQRKALPMFAGSSLRDMGVQPLIDGIVDYLPSPSEVPAITGVNLKTGKEVQVSHDTNKPPLALVFKIQVDPQAGPMDFVRVYTGTLKKGQMIMNISKKKRERIGRILRMHADRSEDMTELEAGDIGVIIGFKEAQTGDTLGSEGQQILLEKMHFPNPVISVAIEAATADDQTKLKNALAMLAQEDPTFSYKEDEQTGQLLISGMGELHLDVIVTRLTKEMKINARVGKPQVSYRESVSQEASGTETFQKVIANKENFAGVTMTVKPAAQGEGTKYVCAARVHGGMPEDLYNAIQTGVENAMKGGIRYGYACTDIIAEVTDIQYNELTSTAVAMESAAAMCFDKVASQAGPVLMEPVMKVVCVVPTPYVGEVISSLTSRGGIVSSMESHPTGDVINAEAPMTQMFGYTTILRSATQGRGSFTMEFSHYQQTTKK
- the cadA gene encoding cadmium-translocating P-type ATPase produces the protein MDRTRVWKLRNLDCAECGAKVEQAVAALPGVEKANVNFLQMKMTVTAKTDPTESFWKNVERTANETEDEMELRVMHDGICPYCNHEHCVCGVINEKKSIDWELVRMLVALVVFIASFVSGIPYIALASYAICGYEVVFNALKNLFKGKLFDENFLMAVASIGAIALGDYREAAAVMLFYEVGEYFQDKAVESSRKNIADMMDLKSDTALVVADGKETVTPSENVAVGSIVKVKNGEKIPLDGIVKSGTSFLDTKSITGEPVPRKVTVGDEVVSGCVNTDGTLLVTVTKAYQDSTVKRIMDLVEDSSNRKAPSEQFITKFSRYYTPVVVFSAIALAVIPTLFVGDFQKWLYRALVFLVISCPCALVISVPLSFFSGIGALAKRGVMVKGGNYLQALSEADSMAFDKTGTLTKGTFTVTRTIPYQGFTMEQVLSYASSVESESNHPIARAIHAVLPDQKPAEGAHELSGKGIIGMVDGHKVACGNAKLLADQGVAIQSHETSAASVVEVVVDGVHAGTIWVSDTLKDGVKPTLQKLKQLGLRNLVMLTGDNKAVAQEVAGEIGITSVKAELLPQDKVAAFESLKNGHKVAYVGDGINDAPVLGLSDVGIAMGGMGSDAAIEASDIVVMTDDITRVGDAVAIAKRTNRTVKQNITFAISIKVLTLILGALGIANMWMAIFADVGVAILAILNSLRILLKK
- a CDS encoding chloride channel protein; translated protein: MNGKHVGRYVRWLIRGIALGVVVGAAMWLLTTAIVKISGLRSAHVSLQMALPLGAIITAWLYQTLGPYLRSGTAQVIEIINHGLIALVSPTSAHDDEKTAENISAKMVPLLYLSTMISHLVGASTGKEGAGVQIGASVGNYVARLEDVLLPKHLEHHDPTDTGIWMICGAGAAFGALFNAPVAGTLFGLQFSSPQVNRSEAFIPSLMASFTACFISKNLLGIATLSPTPSQEVTLTPMVFVTLFLLAVAMGLFSMLFIFLAGGYRAWLSKRFTSVWTRTLFSSVLLLAFSFLFAEIIGDWRLNGLSSALIGTQVAWYIPLGKMLLTVLSIGSGFVGGEVIPIMVLGSTASSLFSGLAELPLSAITCFGALGMLSAATKLPLACFMLGLEIFGFANPEALFFVCMVSYSVSGMKGIYEKQGTLFHFTAHGVA